A stretch of Fusarium poae strain DAOMC 252244 chromosome 2, whole genome shotgun sequence DNA encodes these proteins:
- a CDS encoding hypothetical protein (TransMembrane:1 (n4-15c19/20o221-243i)): MRPATVIATLVSHGLFVAGRKTNDVHQPDPSAFGVHVDAQNSHQEPWEKGPLVEKWQQWIRRQDTSETDDSETSTEAKSETRETTKDEETTTEDEATTTEDKQTTTTENPVSTTEESTTEATSTEQSSSSSTVSSTETSSDSTSTRTTLTSLEQGASCYSTTVSTSVVCHITTDGRTESASCITNRMTSSTCAPGLFCEIHPDSGATVCMEQHNEIGTEGIVVASIFAACIAGCMAVLVGMCLRDKRAQKKFEKLKRVKTLRTAKREEQANLMAGGHI, encoded by the coding sequence ATGCGACCCGCGACTGTAATTGCGACACTTGTCTCCCACGGCTTATTTGTGGCTGGGCGTAAGACAAATGACGTACATCAGCCAGACCCAAGTGCTTTCGGCGTGCATGTAGATGCCCAAAATTCACATCAAGAACCATGGGAAAAAGGTCCGCTGGTAGAAAAATGGCAGCAATGGATTCGACGACAAGATACGTCCGAAACAGACGATAGTGAAACATCGACAGAAGCGAAATCTGAGACGAGAGAGACGACTAAGGATGAAGAGACGACAACAGAGGACGAGGCTACAACCACAGaagacaaacaaacaacaacaacagaaaATCCTGTATCAACGACTGAAGAGTCCACTACGGAAGCAACGTCAACCGAGcaatcttcttcatcgtccaCAGTCTCATCCACCGAAACATCAAGTGATTCAACATCCACAAGAACCACTCTCACATCTCTAGAACAAGGAGCATCATGTTACAGCACAACCGTATCAACAAGCGTCGTCTGCCACATCACAACTGACGGCCGCACCGAGAGCGCCTCATGCATCACAAACAGAATGACATCGAGCACCTGCGCCCCGGGTCTCTTCTGTGAGATACACCCCGATTCTGGCGCGACTGTATGTATGGAGCAGCACAACGAGATTGGCACAGAAGGCATAGTCGTGGCGTCAATCTTTGCAGCTTGCATCGCAGGCTGTATGGCTGTCTTGGTCGGCATGTGTTTGAGGGATAAGCGTGCACAGAAAAAGTTTGAGAAGTTGAAGAGAGTCAAGACTCTGAGGACGGCTAAGAGGGAGGAGCAGGCGAACCTGATGGCTGGAGGACATATCTAA
- a CDS encoding hypothetical protein (SECRETED:SignalP(1-19)), which produces MKFTTTLFAIASIISVASAVPAMTEEQISKVPRDELLPRQACRGTNCTGCSNGRNCFPTGVQVELVTSLLIKRLCGHTGEGEQYLVVVNKGPVAILRRWKLVSVKINIISHTSYFNKLDDHPL; this is translated from the exons ATGAAGTTCACTACCACCCTCTTCGCCATTGCCTCTATCATCAGCGTTGCCTCTGCGGTACCAGCCATGACCGAAGAGCAGATCTCCAAGGTCCCCCGTGACGAGCTTCTCCCTCGCCAGGCCTGCCGAGGAACCAACTGCACCGGCTGCTCGAACGGCCGCAA TTGTTTCCCAACGGGAGTTCAAG TTGAACTTGTGACTTCTTTGCTCATCAAAAGGCTTTGTGGGCACACTGGTGAGGGAGAACAGTATTTAGTCGTGGTCAACAAGGGTCCTGTTGCTATTTTACGAAGATGGAAACTCGTCTCTGTCAAAATCAACATAATTAGCCATACATCCTATTTCAATAAACTTGATGACCATCCGCTGTGA
- a CDS encoding hypothetical protein (TransMembrane:1 (o6-27i)), whose amino-acid sequence MGLLQLDSRAFALVGLLVFAVYVVTTLRQWARLRHFRGPAFAGFSQLWLISCVGGGRTHLDLWEACKKYGDIARVGPNDLITSDPDLMKHMLNVRTRFQRSSWYDAMRLDPTKDNVLSQRNDDLHASTRSKMVAAYSGKEVDNIETTVDTNVERLIELLETQYIANNKAFDFGYKAQYFTLDVISSLAFGEQFGDLETDSDVNGYIQAMEESMPTIIVTTVMPWMMKLLQLPIFKPMLPSEKDKVGVGKVMAIAKRVAAARFGPDAKEQRDMIGSFVARGLLQHEVESEILMQILAGADTTATAIRATMLYILTTPRVVQKMRAEIDQARPSLPVITDTEARAMPYLQAVVKEGLRIHPPVVGLMSKEVPAGGDTFKGKYLPGGTKIGYCAWGIFRRKDIWGDDADEFRPERWLDCSEEQLRLMEGTLELVFGYGRWQCLGKSIAQMELNKVFVELVRRFDLSVVDPIKPWQSINVGVFLQSEYWIRGYKRTN is encoded by the exons aTGGGTCTCCTCCAACTGGATTCCAGAGCTTTTGCTCTTGTTGGTTTGCTGGTATTTGCTGTATATGTTGTGACTACCCTTCGTCAATGGGCGCGACTACGACACTTCCGGGGGCCCGCTTTCGCTGGCTTCTCCCAGTTGTGGCTTATTTCCTGTGTTGGGGGTGGCCGGACACATCTTGACCTCTGGGAGGCATGCAAAAAATATG GAGATATTGCACGTGTTGGACCAAATGATCTCATCACATCTGATCCAGACTTGATGAAGCACATGCTCAATGTTCGCACACGCTTTCAACGCTCAAGCTGGTACGATGCCATGCGACTAGATCCCACCAAGGACAACGTCTTGTCTCAGCGAAATGACGACTTGCATGCCAGTACTCGTTCGAAAATGGTCGCAGCGTATTCCGGCAAAGAGGTCGACAACATCGAAACGACTGTTGACACAAACGTTGAACGTCTAATCGAACTACTGGAGACACAGTATATTGCTAATAACAAGGCTTTCGACTTTGGCTACAAAGCGCAATATTTTACCCTCGATGTTATCTCTTCCCTCGCTTTTGGAGAGCAGTTTGGCGATTTGGAAACAGACTCTGATGTCAATGGGTACATTCAAGCCATGGAGGAGAGCATGCCTACTATTATTGTTACGACCGTCATGCCTTGGATGATGAAACTACTTCAGCTACCCATCTTCAAACCTATGCTTCCCTCGGAAAAGGATAAGGTTGGTGTTGGCAAGGTCATGGCTATTGCTAAGAGAGTTGCGGCGGCGCGTTTCGGTCCCGATGCTAAAGAACAACGAGATATGATCGGTTCTTTTGTCGCCCGAGGATTACTCCAGCACGAAGTGGAATCAGAGATTCTCATGCAAAT TCTAGCTGGAGCTGATACAACAGCAACCGCGATTCGGGCGACCATGCTGTATATCCTCACTACTCCTCGAGTGGTTCAGAAAATGCGCGCAGAAATTGACCAGGCCAGACCTAGTCTACCCGTCATCACAGATACCGAAGCACGAGCTATGCCATACTTGCAGGCTGTTGTCAAGGAAGGTCTTCGAATTCATCCACCTGTTGTCGGTCTCATGTCCAAAGAAGTGCCTGCCGGTGGCGATACCTTCAAAGGAAAGTACTTGCCAGGTGGTACCAAAATTGGGTATTGTGCTTGGGGAATATTCCGCCGGAAAGATATCTGGGGTGACGATGCTGATGAATTCCGCCCTGAGCGCTGGCTAGACTGCTCAGAGGAGCAGCTCCGCTTGATGGAAGGCACTCTTGAACTTGTCTTTGGCTATGGAAGATGGCAATGCCTGGGTAAAAGCATTGCACAGATGGAGTTGAACAAGGTTTTTGTTGAG CTTGTCCGTCGATTTGATCTTTCAGTGGTAGATCCCATTAAACCGTGGCAGTCAATCAATGTTGGTGTTTTCTTGCAATCTGAATACTGGATCCGAGGATACAAACGGACGAATTGA
- a CDS encoding hypothetical protein (SECRETED:SignalP(1-19)) — MATFIVVLLTVIYLTFALGDSCPVITQQLSDAPYENYFYSDCNTDAQVIVTSPLPDSNLSIIGPRLIVAWPAGNSGICTFFEPQSEKNGTLAISLINSTVGSPLGVINRDDQDSEHPFVGVEGVLSFNTSANLTVAILGSIRNIRDFTEGPSILSPVIQNATNITRAKNGGILISRPWLDNITTTNLLLEPWENKQSRIAIDDETIGFGAGFYRFAASFNYPQLKQLSPQQVLNNQSRSLIQKEESQVRSLSFFSYTDKLLAGGWRFLTYFGRDTMIAALLLEPVLSAGNSSALEAVIGAVLERINRTDGSVCHEETIGDYATFLNLQKGIVSTAPGFTYPMIDTDFFLPVLMSRYFSALPSRVNPLLSTKAGEVDVENRNLTWGNLSYINAQKIMNITEAFEEEQTIRNLIQLKAGELVGQWRDSSYGLANGRIPFDVNCALVPAALYAISKLSNIPGVYPNNSVTKEWSRVAERRAKIWEDNTLPLFKYNVTVDEATSRLEDYVDTHTFYDGPTNVESLNYSSLGRVVDYALAINTTKDEEKIHITHTDTAFHLFLLNSTNNEQLTTFLNATANAILRPFPAGLSTPFGIVVANPALADNKEITAGFTNSAYHGTVVWSWQLALMAKGLERQLARCPSSKDKNDNAPAFCTENDVHKTVKLAYNHLWDIIEDNSERLQSEVWSWSYSKKGGYRFAPLGTLPPPPGLGSGTESNVRQLWSLTFLAVKRNRLFA, encoded by the coding sequence ATGGCAACATTCATAGTTGTTCTGTTGACCGTGATTTATCTTACCTTTGCTTTGGGCGACTCGTGTCCTGTCATCACCCAACAGCTCAGTGATGCTCCCTATGAGAATTACTTTTACTCTGACTGCAACACTGATGCCCAGGTCATCGTGACCAGTCCTCTTCCCGATAGCAATTTATCAATCATTGGTCCTCGATTGATTGTCGCATGGCCTGCGGGAAACAGCGGGATATGCACATTCTTCGAGCCTCAGAGTGAGAAGAATGGTACACTGGCAATCTCGCTAATTAATTCCACTGTCGGGTCCCCGCTTGGCGTCATCAATCGTGACGACCAAGACTCAGAGCATCCATTCGTTGGAGTTGAGGGTGTGCTGTCGTTCAACACCTCAGCGAATCTCACAGTGGCCATTCTGGGGAGTATCCGGAACATCCGCGACTTTACTGAGGGGCCCAGCATCCTTAGCCCTGTGATCCAGAATGCTACCAATATCACAAGAGCTAAAAACGGAGGGATCTTGATCTCTCGGCCATGGTTGGATAACATCACGACTACGAACCTATTGCTGGAGCCATGGGAGAACAAGCAGAGTAGAATTGCCATCGACGACGAGACTATCGGCTTTGGAGCTGGGTTTTACCGATTCGCCGCTTCCTTCAACTACCCTCAGCTTAAACAACTATCACCCCAACAAGTCCTCAATAACCAATCCAGATCTCTGATACAGAAAGAAGAATCTCAAGTCAGGTCTCTATCATTTTTCTCATATACCGATAAACTTCTTGCCGGCGGCTGGCGGTTCCTGACTTACTTTGGTCGCGACACCATGATAGCCGCACTGTTACTCGAGCCTGTATTGAGCGCAGGCAACAGCTCGGCATTAGAAGCGGTGATAGGTGCAGTTTTAGAGCGCATTAATCGTACAGATGGATCTGTCTGTCACGAAGAAACTATCGGCGACTATGCCACATTTCTAAACTTGCAGAAGGGCATTGTCTCGACCGCACCGGGCTTCACATATCCGATGATCGATACCGACTTCTTTCTTCCCGTTCTGATGAGCCGCTACTTCAGCGCATTGCCAAGTCGTGTGAATCCGCTACTCAGCACCAAGGCGGGTGAAGTTGATGTCGAAAATCGGAACTTGACATGGGGAAATCTGAGCTACATCAACGCACAGAAAATTATGAACATCACAGAAGCATTTGAAGAGGAACAGACGATAAGGAACCTGATTCAGCTGAAGGCGGGTGAACTAGTTGGTCAATGGCGAGACTCAAGCTATGGCCTCGCGAATGGCCGAATTCCTTTTGACGTGAACTGCGCTCTTGTGCCAGCTGCACTCTATGCTATCTCGAAGCTGTCGAATATACCGGGCGTATACCCAAACAACTCCgtgacgaaggagtggaGCAGGGTTGCAGAGAGAAGAGCAAAGATATGGGAAGACAACACTTTGCCACTCTTCAAGTATAACGTCACAGTTGATGAAGCTACTTCACGTTTGGAGGATTATGTTGATACACATACCTTTTATGATGGCCCGACAAACGTGGAGTCACTCAACTACTCATCTTTAGGAAGAGTGGTGGATTATGCTCTTGCCATCAATACTACGAAGGACGAGGAAAAAATACACATCACTCATACTGATACAGCATTTCATCTGTTCCTCCTAAATTCCACAAACAACGAGCAACTTACGACGTTCCTAAATGCCACGGCAAACGCTATACTCCGCCCTTTCCCTGCAGGCTTGAGCACACCATTTGGCATTGTCGTAGCGAATCCAGCTTTGGCTGATAACAAGGAAATAACCGCTGGCTTCACAAACTCTGCATACCATGGAACGGTTGTATGGAGTTGGCAGCTAGCGTTGATGGCTAAAGGACTAGAGCGTCAACTTGCAAGGTGTCCTTCATCAAAGGACAAGAACGATAACGCTCCAGCATTCTGCACAGAAAATGATGTGCATAAAACTGTGAAGTTAGCGTACAATCACCTATGGGATATTATTGAGGACAATAGTGAGAGACTACAGTCGGAAGTCTGGAGTTGGAGCTACAGCAAAAAGGGTGGCTATCGGTTCGCGCCTTTAGGAACATTACCGCCTCCACCTGGATTAGGGTCCGGGACGGAGAGCAATGTTCGACAGCTTTGGAGTCTTACGTTTCTTGCCGTGAAGAGGAACAGGCTTTTTGCATGA
- a CDS encoding hypothetical protein (TransMembrane:4 (i12-34o54-75i87-111o131-149i)), whose product MSQQTLTHVPFLYRFVFLWFEPAAAFFGSILLWTDPARILNTMSPGSKYAPDNQVIYDQVAATYTLFAFNEAVLLRTTNDLRVWRTVVTGILICDALHMYASWAALGSVFWSPGAWRWEDWINFGSLWGQAAVRIAFMAGVGLKGNVGVKKE is encoded by the coding sequence ATGTCGCAACAAACCCTCACCCACGTTCCATTCCTCTACCGCTTTGTCTTTCTCTGGTTTGAACCAGCAGCTGCATTCTTTGGCTCCATACTTTTATGGACCGACCCCGCGCGAATTCTCAATACCATGAGCCCTGGAAGCAAGTACGCGCCCGACAACCAAGTCATATATGACCAAGTTGCGGCAACATACACGCTCTTCGCATTCAATGAAGCTGTCCTACTGAGAACCACAAACGATCTACGCGTCTGGCGCACTGTTGTTACTGGAATATTGATATGCGACGCGTTGCATATGTATGCCAGCTGGGCTGCATTGGGTAGCGTCTTTTGGAGTCCCGGCGCATGGAGATGGGAGGATTGGATCAATTTTGGGAGTTTATGGGGTCAGGCTGCTGTACGTATCGCCTTTATGGCAGGTGTTGGGTTAAAGGGAAATGTTGGTGTCAAGAAGGAGTaa